From a single Sporosarcina oncorhynchi genomic region:
- a CDS encoding metallophosphoesterase family protein, translating to MRYAIIGDIHSAKQDLEKVLADIRKIAPDAALVSTGDLFECTISKRRMTDKKFEFLTDVMLLPDGFVELLTFPSVIGNQEERILFITETEDPLLGMLSAMPERMELGAAEIIHGHQFEWGGDPWSLLKAEVTKPLTFYGHSHRSGMICEGVEDEQVNFGKTYKMDNRQTLVNVGAVIHDREWVLYDSISNTVMFMKTQ from the coding sequence ATGCGATACGCAATCATCGGAGACATACACTCAGCCAAACAAGATTTGGAGAAAGTTTTGGCTGATATTCGTAAAATAGCACCCGACGCTGCTTTAGTCAGTACTGGTGATTTATTCGAATGCACGATTAGTAAACGTCGTATGACTGACAAAAAGTTTGAATTCCTTACCGATGTTATGCTTTTACCTGACGGCTTCGTTGAATTATTGACTTTTCCATCCGTTATTGGGAATCAGGAAGAACGTATCCTTTTCATTACGGAAACGGAAGATCCACTTCTCGGCATGTTGTCTGCCATGCCCGAACGGATGGAATTGGGTGCTGCAGAGATTATTCACGGCCATCAATTCGAATGGGGCGGTGACCCGTGGTCGCTACTAAAAGCGGAAGTTACCAAACCGTTGACGTTTTATGGCCATAGTCATCGCTCAGGCATGATTTGTGAAGGGGTAGAAGATGAACAGGTGAACTTCGGAAAAACGTATAAAATGGACAATCGACAGACCTTGGTGAATGTCGGCGCGGTCATCCACGATCGGGAATGGGTTTTATATGACAGTATTAGCAATACTGTTATGTTTATGAAAACACAATAA
- a CDS encoding sulfurtransferase, producing the protein MTKVFTSITEVAIDEVKWIDTRFSLQDKSSGRKKFEESHISGAVYWDLEEDLSDMSKKQGRHPMPSKDSLTVLFRASGLQLNDKIIIYDDGGSPFAARAWWILQYAGFTNSFILLEGFEQIRSTGIAITDELSAPDKSDVVPIWNETIFASRQFVERTVAGETGNVLLDARSGERYRGEVEPIDPIAGHIPGALNFDWEALKKNGQFSMDPHVKEQLSHVVDKSDHITVYCGSGVTAAPLYAMLKQNGYDNVNVYIGSYSDWISRDKIEVEQS; encoded by the coding sequence ATGACAAAAGTTTTCACATCAATTACCGAAGTGGCAATCGATGAAGTGAAGTGGATCGATACACGTTTTTCATTGCAGGATAAGTCATCTGGTCGAAAGAAATTTGAAGAAAGCCATATTTCAGGGGCTGTGTATTGGGATCTAGAAGAGGACTTGTCCGATATGTCTAAAAAGCAAGGTAGGCATCCGATGCCGAGTAAAGATTCCCTAACCGTCCTTTTTAGAGCAAGTGGACTCCAACTGAATGATAAAATCATCATTTACGATGATGGAGGGAGTCCTTTTGCAGCAAGAGCTTGGTGGATTTTGCAATATGCGGGGTTTACTAACTCTTTTATTCTCCTAGAAGGTTTTGAACAGATTCGCTCCACGGGTATTGCAATTACGGATGAACTTTCAGCTCCCGATAAATCAGACGTGGTGCCTATTTGGAACGAAACTATTTTCGCTTCCCGGCAATTCGTTGAACGGACAGTCGCTGGAGAAACGGGTAATGTCCTATTGGACGCACGGTCGGGTGAAAGGTATAGAGGTGAGGTAGAACCAATCGATCCGATTGCAGGACACATTCCGGGTGCACTGAACTTCGACTGGGAAGCTTTAAAAAAGAATGGACAGTTTTCAATGGATCCGCATGTGAAAGAACAACTTTCACATGTAGTAGATAAAAGCGATCATATCACTGTCTATTGCGGAAGTGGTGTGACAGCCGCTCCGTTATATGCCATGCTCAAACAAAATGGCTATGACAATGTGAATGTATATATTGGTAGTTATAGTGATTGGATTTCAAGAGACAAGATTGAAGTGGAACAAAGCTAA